A stretch of the Vitis riparia cultivar Riparia Gloire de Montpellier isolate 1030 chromosome 13, EGFV_Vit.rip_1.0, whole genome shotgun sequence genome encodes the following:
- the LOC117929138 gene encoding photosynthetic NDH subunit of lumenal location 1, chloroplastic: MALSSLSLGWVSTTISNRLDLPHSIDVPRFAAFTSCNSISACSRETAFNEESHLERRSLLLGVGLLAANSFPASSLHAEEIPANYKAFVDLSDGYSYYYPLDWREFEFRGHDSAFKDRYLQLQNVRVSFIPTDKSDIHDLGPMEEVVPNLVKNVYAAPNQIATILDMQEKVVDGKNYYTVEYELTSANFSRASFVILAIGNGRFYTLNVGANERRWKRVRNKLKVVADSFKVLDI; this comes from the exons atggcACTTTCGTCACTCTCTTTGGGTTGGGTTTCAACAACCATATCCAACAGG TTAGATTTGCCTCATTCCATTGATGTGCCTCGATTTGCTGCATTTACTTCATGTAATAGCATCAGTGCATGCTCAAGAGAGACAGCCTTCAATGAAGAAA GCCATCTCGAGAGAAGATCACTGCTGCTGGGAGTTGGGCTGCTAGCTGCAAATTCATTCCCTGCAAGTTCCCTTCATGCTGAAG AAATACCAGCAAACTATAAAGCTTTTGTTGACCTTTCAGATGGGTATTCCTATTATTACCCCTTGGATTGGAGG GAATTCGAGTTCAGGGGGCATGATTCTGCGTTTAAAGACCGATATCTGCAACTGCAGAATGTTAGAGTGAGTTTTATACCAACTGATAAAAGCGACATCCATGATTTAGGTCCAATGGAAGAG gTTGTTCCCAATTTGGTGAAGAATGTCTATGCTGCACCCAATCAAATAGCTACAATACTTGACATGCAGGAG AAGGTGGTTGATGGGAAAAACTATTACACTGTCGAGTATGAACTTACATCTGCAAACTTTTCTCGGGCATCATTCGTAATCCTAGCGATTGGAAACG GGAGATTTTACACGCTGAATGTTGGAGCAAATGAAAGAAGATGGAAAAGAGTGAGGAACAAGCTCAAAGTGGTAGCAGACTCTTTCAAGGTGCTGGACAtctaa